The genomic stretch TTCCTTTCTGTCTTGCAACGAGTTCTAGGTAGGACCTCCGCTCGAGTACCACCACTTGGCAGTGTGAGGGCTTGAGGTAGAATAGGTTAGCTCTGTAAACCTGTTGGTGATGGCGACATAAACGAGGCCATATCTTGTTGAAAATTTCTGACGTTGTGCCAATGTTTCACATGTTTGTCTGTATGTTGGTGGCAACTTGTTTGGTCACGGTTCGTCGACTGCGTCCAGCTTCCCCATCATCTAGATAGTGCCTGCTCTGGTTTGGCGCAGTGCCTGATTAACACGTTGTGAAAGCGACATTTTAGAGTCAAAGATGACATATCTGAATTTTCTGTTTTTGAAAAAAGCATGCAAGTTGTGCAAGCTAACCAAGTAACCAACCAGCGTAGTAGCACGTAGTCGGAAATTGAGTTGGGATTTTCTGTCCAGATGTATTTGTTCTCAGCTCCCGTGGCTCCGTTGCAGCCTTGCAGGAGAATATGTTTGCCATGTTAGAGGAACACTTTACACTTCACGGCAGCTACTATAAGCTGATGCTTGCTGGAAAGATGAATGGAAAATACAGAAAAGAGAAGCATATAAATGACAGAAGGGAGAACAAAAAAGAAGCATACACCAGACGTTGGCGGTGGGGCCAGTGCAGACTATTAAGCGCTTGTTTGGTTCAAAGCAAACTTTGACACAACAAAGTTTAGACAAACTGGAGCTTGCCACCAACGTACCATGAAAAATTCATCTCCACACCTGCAACTTGACTACTAGAGGGGGAAAAGAAGGAGAGTATATATTGCATGGATCATGTGAATATTAAAATGTGGGAAGTCCCATCAGTGAAGCAACTAAACAGGATGATGCATTCAACCTTATACCCAATGTTGAAAATTCTGGAAAACAAGCGAAGAAAGGAAATAATCTGATTCTAAAGCTTAGGCCAGAAACCAAACATACCCTAAGTGTCCCGCTGGATGGTACAGAGTATTAACATAAAAAAACGTAAATGCTAGACCAAAATAGATgaatgtgaaaccctagatcacGCGGCCGCCATCCTCCCTCTCATCCTCCCCTCTCGTCGACATTCCCAGAGGCTGCTGCTGGGCGATTCCTTACGGTTGCCGATGAAGAGGTAGTAGGGCATCACTTGTAATTGTGGTGGTCGGCTGCGACGGCATCAGTACACGTCGAGTGGACATATGAGCATTCTAATTTTATGAACATAATATTGTGGACACGTTCGTGTCGCTCGTTCCTTGGCACGATGCCCATGGAAGTTGCCATGATAAAAGTATCTATAGGCCCTGCAATTTTGTAATTTTGCTTGGAGAGATCAAAAGTTGCCATCCAAACCATCTGATCCGAAAACGATGGACCAGATCGCATCGCGCATGGGGACGAAACCCTCTCGGCCACGCGATATAATTTCCACAATTTTATTTATCTGTATTGTGACGATGTTACAGGAAAAATTCATAATGTTTTCATCCAACGACATGGGCCGAGTGGCTTGACCTTATGATACAACTTAGACGACTAACAAGTGCTTAGTGCAATCTACATTTCTAGCAGGAGACAAGGTacttgagaaccaacctgtggttcaaTGGTTAGGAGGTAGTGGCAACCTCAACCCACCAGAGTTTAACCCCCAGGTtcaacactttggtgtctcatcatGGTGGAATATTCTGTCATGGGAGGATGTTCTGTCGATAGCGAGatacctgtggtgacttcgtcaattttaagACCCACTATATCAAATTTCTTGAACTTAGTCTATCAAAGAGGGTACGAATCAGTACCTACAAAGAGAGACTACCAGGAGGCGGCGGAAGCCACacaacccatctagggttctgtCCTCCTTGCCGGCGATACCACCGGTCTACTCCGCCTCctgtggccttggggccttggaggtgtggcggaccactcCCTCATCGGCGAGGAGTTTccgttcttaatttagtttgTTTTTTCAGTGTCTTTTTTGGATGGTGAGGTGGCGGCTACATCCTGAATCGGAATAAGGTCCTCCATGCCCTATCCTCGCTCTGGTGGTGGATCTAGCGCTGACGGAGGGCACGCGGAGTTGTGTGCCCatcggatctcctgggatccggtcaattttcgtgtttattggtgtggtttcatcatttcatgtcattTCCTtcagatctacggttgtcatcattagcGATGGTTgatgctctggtgcgctggttctttgggaccttagcacgatgactttccgtatgtctactacaacaagcactACTACGACAAGTTTTGCCCGGCTCCGGCGATGGAGGAGCGAGGATAGCGGcgtgccttcggctcgtgctagtggttGTAGACGTCGCTAGTGGTCCGAGTagcaatttgtaattttctttacttcTGAGGATATTTGTACTACTAttaatgattattaatagattggtggATTTTTCGAAAAAAATGGGTTGGGTGTGAGTAGGTAGATACGTTCATAGTGGTGAGTATACGAGCGTCTGTATTGTGTAAAAAAAACAAATACTTAACAACGAAGCAAAAAAGGCTGACAAATTGCTCAAGGAAACGCGCAAATTGCCAAACTGTCGCCGCGTGGGACGGTGGATGAAGTGAGTCCATCAACCAAGAGCGCGTTGCCGTCGTCAGGCCCACACGTGGCGGCGCAATATTATCTCCTCCTTCGCTTCCGTTCCCTCTACTACCTGGCCGTCGCGGCGTCGCCCTCCATCCACCCTCGAGTTCTTTACCGTCTATATAAAGGGAGCCACAGGGGAGATCCGATTCTCTACTCCATCCGCCTGCTGCTTCGCCTAGTTTACTACCTCATCGACAAGGAGAGGAAGAGTTCATCAAGATCAAGAAAGGAGACCGATCATGGGCACGGCCACCTGCATCGAcatcatcatcgccatcatccTCCCGCCCCTCGGCGTCTTCCTCAAGTTCGGTTGCGGGGTAAGCTGAAAAATCAGATTCTTTCCTTTCTTTGCAGGTACATGGATAGATAGTCCTCTGCTCGGAGAGCAGCAGAAGGTTCTAATTCGGTGCTGATTTCTCGTCCTTTTCTCTTGCAGCATGAGTTCTGGATCTGCCTCTTGCTCACCTTCCTCGGGTACCTCCCCGGCATCCTCTATGCCATCTACGCCATCACCAAGTAGAATCAAATCGTCGCATGTGTTccaaaatatatgttgatgaggaTGTTATCTCCATAGAGTCTAGTGTGCTTCAGTTCTTGTTTGTGTTTCCTTCTTCATTTTTCTGTCATGCATGCGTACCGGCGATGATGCAAATTTCCCTGCTGTTTCTTTAGACCGTGATGAAGAAGATGAGGCTCTATGTAATTATTATGTATGGGATTTACCAATTGGGAGTTTGTTAAAGTTTGATCATTGCATccctgtgatgtttggaatatgtGACATGCATCTGCTCAGGTTTCTCACTTGATTGGCTCAACTTTACTCAAGTGTATAATAATAACAAAAGTAAAGAACCATAGGTTTCTACCGTGAAGTTAATCTACTCCTCCGTTTACAATTACCCTCTGTTCTTGACATAGTTAAagttaaactttacaaagtttgttTAAGTGTATAAAAATTATTTATATTTGTAATACCAATGAACACAATTGCAAATAAACTTTATGGCAATTCTAATAATGTGGGGTTTATATTATAAATGCTGATTATTTTACTATATATTTGgttaaatttatttatttatttactttgaTTTTAGACATAAAAGGAAgagtaaataaaaacagagggagtataaggCCCATTTGGACGGCCACTTTCACGCCAAAACCGGCATCAAGTGTCGATTGCACGCCTTACTTAAAACACGCTTAGAAAGCCTGGTATTAGGCCCGACAAAATACTTCGAATCCCGGTTTAAAGATGGAAAATAAAAAACACCAATGTAGCTCGCAATTCCAACGGCAAAGAAAGGACTTTATCATATCCTGGCAGGGTTTGCGTTCGAATTCACATGTGGAAGAGAAGATTAGAAGTTTGGTAGAAAGGTCATGGAGATGGTGGATCGACGGTGGTGGCCTGAGCAGCTAGGGCCGGCGGGGGGCAGCATCGGCCGTAGGTGGCGGTAACAAGTTGCTAGGGCCGGTGCCAGGGTGTCTGAAGACGATGGCGGGATGGTCCAATCATTGGTTTCTTCAGGCACCAGTGCATTTCTAGATGTTAGGAGCTCCCTAAGACATTGATAGGTCAAGCATGATGAAACCAACTAAGAGGGCGACAATAGTGGCGCTCGACGTCCGCTAGGTCGAATAGCTTGATCTCGACGAGACTATGGTGGGTAATCGAGCATTTGCCGATCcttacactagtggaaaagaggcctttcgtcctaagcaaatgtccccgttttgaaccaaaccgggaccaatggggggcattggtcccggttcatcatgaaaaccctttagtcccggttcgtttggaccctttagtcccccttcgtattacaaaccgggactaaagggtggtctagtcccggttcgtaatacgaagggggactaaaggtttttttttgcctccccatgcacccccccccccccccccccccccgtggatcgccttttttaacactgtaaaatataaaagaaaatgatagaaaattcaaaaaataaaatcttttcagattcttgtatgttatgcaacctactattagggaaaattaacaaatttgagttttcattttttttgcaaaaaggtttgaaaaatggtaaaaccgcattaacttttgcatacgacgtcgaaaaaaaacgtgtaatatatcaaaatcatcgtgggaaaaagttacatccgaattcacctgggtttacccggttagccaatttttagattctcaaaattccaaatgaaaatatgaaagcaggaagattttaggttttgccagaaattcggaattttatatttttaaattttttaaaataataattacatcatgcataaagattactattacttaaccataaagttagccaatttttagattttcaaattttcaagtttggcaaaaaaatattaaaaaattaaaaattaaaaaactattataatacaaattaaaaaattataattataataccattaccacaatatgttattacgtcattagttttgtttattaaaataattatttgtaattcgaataataaataagtgtgacatcgaccaacatgttaataggattgatatgatactaatatcacaacatgcgcgaagcacttggaagcggggtGGGAAAGGAACTTGCAAGTTAAgcatgctagtgctggagtagtgggaggatgggtgaccgagcgggaagttggaccacggtA from Lolium rigidum isolate FL_2022 chromosome 4, APGP_CSIRO_Lrig_0.1, whole genome shotgun sequence encodes the following:
- the LOC124708377 gene encoding hydrophobic protein LTI6B — encoded protein: MGTATCIDIIIAIILPPLGVFLKFGCGHEFWICLLLTFLGYLPGILYAIYAITK